A DNA window from Balneola sp. contains the following coding sequences:
- a CDS encoding DNA-binding protein — protein MSKTVGDLTLYSVDDLHELLGISKMTLRTYLREGRIRGRKLGVSWYVTEEAIREYFDEPQEPSTQTTKKKKKDGTQYRYIVQGINDLVSETEECDTIEEVISTLNDQAIISLFQVRIVDRGSDEITEIIKAREFLERHA, from the coding sequence ATGTCTAAGACAGTAGGAGATTTAACGCTGTATTCGGTAGATGATCTGCATGAACTCCTTGGGATTTCAAAAATGACGCTTCGAACCTACCTGCGAGAAGGGCGAATTCGAGGCCGGAAATTAGGAGTGAGTTGGTATGTGACGGAAGAAGCCATCCGGGAATATTTTGATGAGCCCCAGGAGCCATCAACCCAAACCACAAAGAAGAAGAAAAAAGACGGAACCCAATACCGATATATTGTGCAAGGGATCAACGATCTTGTAAGCGAAACGGAAGAATGTGATACCATCGAAGAAGTGATAAGCACGCTAAACGATCAGGCTATCATCAGCTTGTTTCAGGTTCGTATTGTGGATAGGGGTAGCGATGAAATCACAGAAATTATTAAAGCCAGAGAATTTTTAGAACGACATGCTTAA